The following are encoded in a window of bacterium genomic DNA:
- a CDS encoding NYN domain-containing protein, which yields MNILIIDGYNIIKQWADLKKELKRSGFEYTRNKLIEILAEYQAFTGDRVIVVFDGYKTDKKLITKSSQFGVEVIFSKRKQTADSLIERLVYNERGEGKTIFVATRDTALERMIFGMDCLTISPQKLEERINAVKLEIKGYL from the coding sequence ATGAATATATTAATTATTGATGGATATAATATTATTAAGCAATGGGCTGATTTAAAAAAGGAATTAAAAAGAAGTGGTTTTGAATACACAAGAAATAAGTTGATTGAAATCCTCGCCGAATATCAAGCCTTTACGGGTGATAGAGTAATTGTTGTTTTTGATGGATACAAGACGGATAAGAAATTAATAACTAAAAGTAGCCAGTTTGGAGTAGAGGTTATCTTTTCTAAACGAAAGCAAACCGCTGATTCCTTAATTGAAAGATTGGTTTATAACGAGCGGGGCGAAGGTAAAACTATTTTCGTTGCCACTCGAGATACAGCACTTGAGAGGATGATTTTTGGGATGGATTGCTTGACCATCTCTCCACAAAAATTAGAAGAAAGAATTAATGCGGTAAAATTAGAGATAAAAGGCTATTTGTGA